The Mauremys mutica isolate MM-2020 ecotype Southern chromosome 1, ASM2049712v1, whole genome shotgun sequence genome has a segment encoding these proteins:
- the LOC123362422 gene encoding olfactory receptor 52N4-like has translation MADFNLTPSDRSTFILVGIPGMEAAHIWMSIPFSMFYIICLLGNFTLLFIVGKEQSLHKPMYLLLCMLALTDITTSTFVVPKALLIFWFNLKAITVGSCLTQMFFLHAVSIMHSAILVTMAIDRYVAICNSLRYNTFLTNKRIAKLGLVGLIRAVLFILPLPLLLIRLPYCANRIIPHMYCDHMAVAKLSCGDITINRMYGLAMAFVVMGSDLTIIALSYSLIIRAILRINSKEAHQKALNTCTAHLCVMMMAYPVGFFSTLVHRFGHDFAPQVHIILANVYFVIPPMLNPIIYGVKTKELCDKVGKYTYRMCSPGATYFKPA, from the coding sequence ATGGCAGATTTCAACCTCACTCCCTCTGACCGTTCAACATTTATCCTAGTGGGCATCCCTGGTATGGAAGCTGCTCACATCTGGAtgtccatccctttctctatgtTCTACATTATCTGCCTGTTGGGAAATTTCACACTTCTCTTTATTGTAGGGAAAGAGCAGAGcctgcacaagccgatgtacctgTTGCTCTGCATGCTGGCGCTCACAGACATCACCACATCTACCTTTGTTGTTCCAAAAGCACTGTtgatattttggttcaatttgaaagcTATTACTGTGGGtagctgcctcacccagatgttcttccttcatgCGGTTTCTATTATGCACTCAGCTATCCTTGTGACAATGGCCATTGATCGCTATGTTGCCATATGTAACTCTCTGAGATACAACACTTTCCTCACCAACAAACGAATAGCTAAGCTAGGGCTCGTGGGTTTGATAagagctgttctcttcattctgcccctgcccctgctcctaaTCAGGCTTCCATActgtgccaaccgcattatccccCATATGTACTGTGACCACATGGCTGTGGCAAAGCTATCATGTGGGGACATCACAATCAACAGGATGTATGGTTTGGCAATGGCATTTGTAGTCATGGGGTCAGACCTGACAATCATTGCCCTGTCTTACAGTCTGATCATCAGGGCCATCCTCAGAATCAACTCCAAGGaagcccaccagaaagccctcaacacctgcacagcccaccTCTGTGTGATGATGATGGCTTATCCTGTCGGATTCTTCTCCACTCTGGTACACCGGTTTGGCCATGACTTTGCTCCCCAGGTTCACATCATATTGGCCAATGTCTATTTTGTTATTCcccccatgctcaaccctatcatttatggggtcaaaaccaaagagcttTGTGACAAAGTGGGCAAATACACCTACAGAATGTGTTCGCCTGGGGCAACTTACTTTAAACCTGCTTGA
- the LOC123361911 gene encoding olfactory receptor 52D1-like → MSIFNLTRSDPSTFILMGITGLEAAHIWISIPFSTFYIIGLLGNFTVLFVVGKDQTLHKPMYLLLCMLVLTDIGTSTSVVPKALCIFWFNLNSITVGGCLTQMFFLHGVSMMHSAVLVTMAIDRYVAICNPLRYATILTNARIAKLGLVGLIRAVLLILPLPLLLRRLPLCANRIIPNTYCDHMAVAKMSCGDITVNRTYGLVMAFVVIMLDLTLIALSYGLIIRTVLRISSKKAHQKALNTCTAHICVMLMSYPPFLFSTLTHRFGQGIAPQVHIILANLYFLLPPMLNPIIYGAKTKELREKMGKYTCRK, encoded by the coding sequence ATGTCAATTTTCAACCTCACCCGCTCTGACCCTTCAACATTCATCCTAATGGGGATCACTGGCCTGGAAGCTGCCCacatctggatttccatcccATTCTCTACATTCTACATTATTGGCCTACTGGGAAATTTTACAGTTCTGTTTGTTGTAGGCAAAGATCAAaccctgcacaagccgatgtacctgctgctctgcatgctggtgCTTACAGACATCGGCACGTCTACCTCTGTCGTGCcaaaggcactgtgtatattttggttcaatttgaacagcattactgtgggtggctgcctcacccagatgttcttccttcatgGGGTTTCTATGATGCACTCAGCTGTCCTCGTGACAATGGCCATTGATCGCTacgttgccatatgtaacccttTGAGATACGCCACTATCCTCACCAACGCACGAATAGCTAAGCTAGGGCTAGTGGGTTTGATAAGAGCTGTTCTCCTCATTctacccctgcccctgctcctgaggaGGCTGCCACtctgtgccaaccgcattatccccAACACGTATTGTGACCACATGGCTGTGGCGAAGATGTCATGTGGAGACATCACAGTCAACAGGACGTATGGTTTGGTGATGGCGTTTGTAGTCATCATGTTAGACCTGACTCTCATTGCCCTGTCCTATGGTCTGATCATCAGGACcgtcctcagaatctcctccaagaaagcccaccagaaagccctcaacacctgcacagcccacatctgtgtgatgctgatgtcttatcctcccttcctcttctccaCTCTGACACACCGGTTTGGTCAGGGCATCGCTCCACAGGTTCACATCATCTTGGCCAACCTCTatttcctcctcccacccatgctcaaccctatcatttatggggCTAAAACTAAAGAACTTCGTGAGAAAATGGGCAAATACACCTGCAGAAAGTGA